The following coding sequences are from one Novipirellula caenicola window:
- a CDS encoding arylsulfatase, which translates to MNCRLSFLCLLFLGSALSLAAAETPPNVVFIFADDLGYGDLSCYGATKVQTPNIDQLANEGRRFSDAHSASAVCTPSRYALLTGEYPLRANGGKGVWGPLPASSGLIIDTETLTIGKVFKNKGYATAALGKWHLGFGKGQNDWTVPLRPGPQDLGFDYYWGVPLVNSGSPFVYVENDTIVGYDPSDPLIPGGKPPTPTPTFPKEASVKQPNKFGGAKKAHAIYDDEKTGTLLTEKAVNWISENKDNPFFLYFSTTNIHHPFTPAPRFKGTSQAGLYGDYIHELDWMVGEIMRSLEENGLSENTLVIFTSDNGGMLNFGGRIAMEAGHKINGELLGFKFGVWEGGHRVPFIARWPGKIAANSESDQLICNVDMFATFVSLTGQDPNLLLDKDSVNVLPALLESPAESLRSDLVLAPRNEKLLSLRQGKWMYIPGKGSGGFSGSKPNQHAWGGPPAAAFAGSENSDIVNGKIKKNAPAAQLYDLEADVRQTKNLYREYPEVVSEMEARLSRYRQH; encoded by the coding sequence ATGAATTGCCGATTGAGTTTCCTTTGCCTGCTGTTCCTCGGATCGGCTCTGTCGCTGGCGGCTGCCGAGACGCCGCCCAACGTCGTCTTCATTTTTGCGGATGATCTCGGCTATGGCGATCTTAGTTGCTATGGCGCGACCAAGGTGCAGACGCCAAACATCGATCAACTTGCCAACGAAGGACGAAGGTTTTCGGATGCCCATTCCGCATCCGCAGTCTGCACGCCATCGCGTTACGCCTTGTTGACCGGCGAGTATCCGCTGCGGGCCAATGGCGGCAAAGGAGTCTGGGGACCGCTTCCAGCCAGCTCGGGTTTGATCATCGATACCGAGACGTTAACGATCGGCAAAGTATTCAAAAACAAGGGCTACGCAACGGCTGCTCTGGGAAAATGGCACCTGGGATTCGGCAAGGGACAAAACGATTGGACCGTTCCGCTGCGTCCCGGTCCGCAAGACCTCGGTTTCGACTATTACTGGGGTGTTCCGCTAGTCAACAGCGGCAGTCCGTTTGTCTATGTCGAGAATGATACGATCGTAGGGTACGATCCATCCGACCCTTTGATTCCCGGCGGCAAACCACCGACACCGACGCCTACCTTTCCCAAGGAAGCCTCGGTCAAGCAACCCAACAAGTTTGGTGGAGCAAAAAAGGCACATGCGATTTACGACGATGAAAAAACCGGGACCTTGTTGACCGAGAAGGCGGTCAATTGGATCAGCGAGAACAAGGACAATCCGTTCTTCCTCTACTTCTCGACGACGAACATCCATCACCCCTTCACGCCGGCTCCGAGGTTCAAAGGAACAAGTCAAGCTGGATTGTATGGAGACTATATCCACGAGCTCGATTGGATGGTGGGCGAGATCATGCGATCCCTCGAGGAAAATGGTTTGAGCGAAAATACGCTGGTCATTTTCACCAGCGACAACGGAGGCATGCTCAACTTCGGTGGGCGGATTGCCATGGAAGCTGGGCACAAGATCAATGGAGAGTTGCTTGGGTTCAAGTTCGGTGTGTGGGAGGGCGGACATCGGGTTCCGTTCATCGCCCGCTGGCCCGGCAAGATCGCGGCCAACAGCGAGTCCGATCAACTGATTTGCAACGTTGATATGTTCGCCACCTTTGTTTCGCTCACAGGACAGGACCCCAATTTGTTGCTGGACAAAGACAGCGTCAATGTCCTGCCCGCGTTGCTCGAATCCCCAGCAGAGTCTCTGCGTTCGGATTTAGTCCTGGCACCCAGAAACGAAAAACTTCTGTCGCTCCGCCAAGGCAAGTGGATGTATATCCCCGGCAAAGGGAGTGGTGGTTTTTCTGGTTCCAAGCCCAACCAACACGCCTGGGGTGGCCCTCCCGCCGCCGCTTTTGCCGGCAGCGAAAATAGCGACATTGTCAACGGCAAGATCAAAAAGAATGCGCCCGCTGCCCAGCTCTATGATCTAGAAGCCGATGTTCGTCAAACCAAAAACCTTTACCGTGAATACCCCGAAGTTGTCAGTGAGATGGAAGCACGATTGAGTCGTTATCGACAGCATTAG
- a CDS encoding sulfatase encodes MKSMKRFLTVIAFLLFSGASAALASDSKPNFVVIFTDDQGYSDLSCFGGQHVDTPRIDQMAAEGARLTNFYVAAPVCTPSRAALMTGCYPKRIDMATGSNFGVLLAADTKGLNPEEITIAEVLKTAGYKTGMFGKWHLGDQPAFLPTRQGFDEFFGLPYSHDIHPFHTNQKKHNFPPLPLLDGETVIETDPDADYLTRRITQRAVSFIEANKDTPFLVYIPHPIPHRPIHASPPFMKSVPEPLKAKLAREEPNNTIDYKTRDQIYSSAISEIDWSVGQILDALKQNGIDDNTLVIFTSDNGPSIGKATPLKGKKGSTFEGGMREPTVIRWPGKIPAGVDNHEIMTTMDLLPTFAKLAGAEVPSDRVIDGKDIWPTLAESGKSPHEAFFYHQGDTLVAVRSGQWKLHLGKSSGKRAASPVLFNLQQDIGETTDVAKANPDVVARLRAHMVAFEKELSQNNRPAGFVENPKALSER; translated from the coding sequence ATGAAATCAATGAAACGCTTCTTAACGGTGATTGCTTTTCTGCTGTTCTCCGGTGCCAGTGCAGCGTTGGCTTCGGACAGCAAACCCAACTTCGTGGTGATCTTTACCGACGACCAGGGCTACAGCGATCTCAGCTGTTTTGGCGGGCAACATGTTGACACGCCGAGGATTGACCAGATGGCGGCCGAGGGCGCACGGCTGACCAACTTCTACGTGGCTGCACCTGTCTGTACACCCTCGCGTGCTGCGTTGATGACGGGTTGCTATCCCAAACGAATCGATATGGCCACCGGCTCTAACTTTGGGGTGTTGCTTGCCGCAGACACCAAGGGGCTGAACCCTGAAGAGATAACCATTGCCGAAGTGCTGAAGACGGCGGGGTACAAAACGGGGATGTTCGGCAAGTGGCACCTTGGCGACCAGCCCGCCTTCCTCCCGACCCGGCAGGGCTTTGACGAGTTCTTCGGACTTCCCTACAGCCATGACATCCACCCGTTCCATACCAATCAGAAGAAGCACAATTTCCCGCCACTGCCGTTGCTCGATGGCGAGACGGTGATTGAAACCGACCCGGACGCCGACTACCTGACACGGCGAATCACACAGCGGGCGGTAAGCTTCATTGAAGCCAACAAGGACACCCCGTTTTTGGTTTACATCCCACACCCCATCCCCCATCGGCCGATTCACGCTTCGCCTCCCTTCATGAAATCGGTTCCTGAGCCGCTCAAGGCGAAACTCGCTCGGGAAGAGCCGAACAACACGATCGACTACAAAACGCGGGATCAGATTTATTCGTCTGCGATCAGCGAAATCGATTGGTCGGTCGGACAGATTCTTGACGCCCTCAAACAGAACGGCATCGACGACAACACGCTGGTGATCTTTACATCCGACAATGGCCCGTCGATCGGCAAGGCGACCCCGCTGAAAGGCAAAAAAGGGTCGACGTTCGAGGGCGGAATGCGAGAGCCGACCGTGATCCGATGGCCAGGAAAAATACCGGCGGGTGTTGATAATCATGAAATCATGACCACCATGGATCTACTGCCGACCTTCGCCAAATTGGCCGGTGCTGAAGTTCCAAGTGACCGAGTGATCGATGGCAAGGATATCTGGCCGACACTGGCTGAAAGCGGAAAATCTCCTCACGAGGCGTTCTTTTACCATCAGGGGGACACGCTTGTTGCAGTACGTTCTGGCCAATGGAAACTGCATTTAGGCAAGTCAAGTGGGAAGCGTGCTGCATCGCCGGTGCTTTTCAATTTACAGCAGGACATCGGAGAAACCACGGATGTAGCGAAGGCGAATCCAGACGTCGTCGCGCGGCTGCGTGCACACATGGTCGCGTTTGAAAAAGAGCTCTCTCAAAACAACCGTCCGGCCGGTTTTGTGGAGAATCCAAAAGCATTGTCAGAGCGTTGA
- a CDS encoding family 43 glycosylhydrolase has protein sequence MKTVPCLVALLIAFAAQAQTFAESSRSEMGTVMVSHSDVTGIGAEDGVMRRDPSDVIKVDELYYVWYSKGPTKSGYDATVWYATSSDGHNWTEKGMALGKGKPGSGSWDEASVFTPNILVAEGKYWLFYSGISTAPKVMPDSKIGIAVSDSPDGPWERLTTNPVLKNGDNPADFDSHLVDDACLMVREGKYWLYYKGRQLGKKPAHTQMGLAIADHPQGPYVKHPENPVIPGNHAVLAWPQGTGVAAMIGTTGPEEITNTIQYAADGVHFSKTHDVVDGPVAGGFYRPEAFTNRSEGELPQWGLEIGTQHKLPCIRRFDCTVSPSPGSANNE, from the coding sequence ATGAAAACGGTACCATGTTTGGTCGCTCTTCTGATCGCGTTCGCGGCTCAGGCTCAAACGTTCGCTGAGTCATCGAGAAGCGAAATGGGAACGGTGATGGTGTCGCATTCCGACGTGACCGGGATTGGTGCAGAAGACGGTGTGATGCGTCGCGATCCGAGCGATGTCATCAAGGTCGACGAGCTGTACTATGTGTGGTATTCGAAGGGGCCAACCAAAAGCGGTTATGATGCAACGGTTTGGTATGCCACCTCGTCTGATGGCCACAACTGGACCGAAAAAGGGATGGCACTAGGGAAAGGGAAGCCTGGTTCGGGTTCTTGGGACGAGGCCAGTGTCTTTACTCCCAATATCCTTGTTGCGGAGGGAAAGTACTGGCTGTTTTACTCCGGCATCTCTACCGCTCCGAAAGTCATGCCGGACTCAAAAATTGGTATCGCGGTATCGGATTCTCCCGACGGCCCCTGGGAACGTCTGACCACCAACCCCGTATTGAAAAATGGCGACAACCCGGCGGACTTTGATAGCCATCTGGTTGACGATGCCTGCTTGATGGTGCGTGAGGGAAAATATTGGCTCTACTACAAGGGGCGGCAGTTGGGCAAAAAGCCTGCACATACTCAGATGGGGCTCGCCATTGCAGATCACCCACAAGGACCCTATGTGAAACATCCTGAAAATCCGGTGATCCCAGGGAACCATGCTGTATTGGCTTGGCCCCAGGGTACGGGCGTCGCAGCGATGATCGGGACCACCGGCCCCGAAGAGATCACGAACACGATTCAGTATGCGGCGGATGGCGTTCATTTTTCGAAAACGCACGATGTTGTTGACGGCCCCGTAGCGGGTGGATTTTATCGCCCCGAAGCGTTTACCAATCGCAGCGAAGGTGAGCTGCCCCAATGGGGGCTCGAAATCGGGACACAACACAAGCTGCCCTGTATCAGGCGTTTTGATTGCACGGTTAGCCCAAGTCCTGGGTCCGCCAACAACGAGTAA
- a CDS encoding arylsulfatase, with the protein MKLLNLIFVIGVGCVQLLAANTGTGADTDAKPNVILVMTDDQGYGDLGCHGNPILKTPNIDRLYSESIRFTDFHVSPFCTPTRAALMTGNHPGYSGAYRTSSGRTMLHRDEKTLANLFAENGYATGMVGKWHLGDNAPHRPQDRGFQDVVWHRCGGVGQASDHWGNDYFDDIYERNGKFEPFEGYCTDVWFREGIRFVDEHKDQPFFLYLALNAPHGPYRVPPEWAEPYSGNKSVANPNFYGMIANIDHNMGILRKRLSELGLTENTILIFMTDNGTAAGAKFKGLDSEAIVGYNAEMRGKKSSVYDGGHRVPFFIHWPAGGLSGGKDIETLAAHIDVLPTLADLCGIPVSEDYRPDGVSLKPLLSVAQPSSVADPDSTSKPDEPDHGWPRDHHVVQFHGGAGGSRLPSAPFEYSVVMTERWRLVNSDGQALYDIQADPTQRNNVAGDHPEVVAKLRELYQPFWDKVSPRLTPVRIDVGNPAENPTVLCSQDWFMPTGNPPWNFASIQKLPKVTGPWMIEVKQAGRYRITLRQFPKEANKVVVAERAKIEIAGKTAEQPVSPQSQGVVFELELPAGPTELVTYLYDAKGRAGGAYFTEVEAI; encoded by the coding sequence ATGAAACTTCTGAACCTAATTTTCGTGATTGGCGTTGGGTGCGTCCAATTGCTTGCGGCCAATACTGGGACCGGAGCTGATACTGACGCCAAGCCCAATGTCATCCTCGTCATGACCGATGATCAGGGCTACGGTGACCTCGGTTGCCACGGCAATCCCATTCTGAAGACGCCGAATATCGATCGTCTCTATTCCGAATCGATTCGTTTCACCGACTTCCACGTCAGTCCGTTCTGCACACCGACGCGGGCGGCGTTGATGACGGGTAACCATCCTGGTTACTCGGGCGCGTACCGCACGAGCTCGGGGCGTACGATGCTGCACCGTGACGAAAAAACGCTGGCGAATCTATTTGCCGAAAATGGATACGCTACCGGCATGGTTGGAAAGTGGCATCTCGGTGACAACGCTCCTCACCGGCCACAGGATCGCGGGTTTCAGGATGTCGTCTGGCATCGATGCGGCGGTGTGGGGCAGGCTTCGGATCACTGGGGCAACGACTACTTTGACGACATCTACGAACGCAATGGAAAGTTCGAGCCGTTCGAAGGCTATTGCACCGACGTTTGGTTTCGAGAAGGCATTCGATTTGTAGACGAGCACAAGGACCAACCGTTCTTTCTGTATCTCGCTTTGAACGCACCGCACGGACCCTATCGCGTTCCGCCTGAATGGGCCGAACCCTATAGTGGCAACAAATCGGTGGCCAACCCGAACTTCTACGGAATGATCGCCAATATCGATCACAACATGGGGATCTTGCGCAAACGGCTCAGTGAGCTGGGGCTAACCGAGAACACGATCCTGATTTTCATGACCGACAATGGGACCGCTGCCGGTGCGAAGTTCAAAGGCTTGGACTCGGAGGCAATCGTGGGCTACAACGCGGAGATGCGAGGCAAGAAGTCATCAGTATACGACGGTGGTCATCGTGTGCCGTTCTTTATCCATTGGCCCGCCGGCGGGCTGAGCGGGGGCAAGGATATCGAAACACTCGCGGCCCACATTGATGTGTTGCCGACGCTAGCAGACCTTTGCGGTATTCCGGTGTCCGAAGATTACCGGCCCGACGGAGTCTCGCTGAAACCGCTGCTCAGCGTCGCTCAGCCAAGCAGCGTCGCTGATCCAGACAGCACTTCAAAGCCCGACGAACCGGATCATGGCTGGCCGCGAGATCATCACGTGGTGCAATTCCATGGCGGGGCCGGAGGCAGCAGGTTGCCTTCGGCGCCGTTTGAATATTCGGTAGTGATGACCGAGCGATGGCGATTGGTCAATTCCGACGGCCAAGCCCTGTATGACATCCAGGCCGACCCCACGCAACGAAACAATGTCGCTGGGGATCATCCCGAAGTGGTGGCGAAATTGCGTGAACTGTACCAACCGTTTTGGGACAAGGTTTCGCCAAGGTTGACGCCGGTTCGAATCGATGTCGGCAATCCAGCCGAGAACCCGACCGTCCTTTGCTCGCAGGATTGGTTCATGCCCACCGGAAACCCACCGTGGAACTTCGCTTCCATCCAAAAACTTCCCAAGGTCACCGGACCCTGGATGATCGAGGTGAAGCAGGCCGGCCGTTACCGAATCACGCTCCGACAGTTTCCCAAAGAAGCCAACAAAGTCGTGGTTGCTGAGCGAGCAAAAATCGAGATCGCCGGCAAAACCGCAGAACAACCCGTCTCCCCGCAGAGCCAGGGAGTGGTGTTTGAGCTGGAACTGCCAGCGGGTCCCACCGAATTGGTGACCTATCTGTATGACGCCAAGGGACGCGCGGGCGGAGCTTACTTTACCGAAGTCGAAGCGATTTGA
- a CDS encoding alginate lyase family protein, translating into MNRSGETGFVHPGIAHSAARIEFVKTKIAAGEQPWAGEWKRLQESSIASLDYQPNPRAHVERGPSNNPNIGSSEFSNDAAAAYTQSLRWVLSGDPRHARKAAEIIDAWSSTLKTITNHDARLLVGMEGHLFCNAAELLRHTWDGWSEAKQEQFRKMARNVWYPIIKDFYPTANGNWDASMLQTMIAMGVFLDDREMFDRAVNYFLDGEGNGAIGNYFNDFGECQESGRDQAHTQMGLEFLANTCETAWNQGIDLYAAKDNRLLLGFEYTAKYNLGFDVRYEPFRSVEGRYHYKQISEDRGRLRPMYERVYNHYYHRKGLPAEFTQQAVMKIREGDRDGSRSRGRRNRNRRNNREGGFSSLRWDTLMFASE; encoded by the coding sequence GTGAATCGCTCGGGTGAAACCGGATTTGTGCACCCCGGGATCGCACACAGTGCCGCACGGATTGAATTTGTCAAAACCAAGATTGCCGCCGGCGAACAACCCTGGGCGGGTGAGTGGAAACGACTGCAGGAGTCGAGTATCGCCAGCCTGGATTACCAACCAAACCCAAGGGCTCATGTCGAGCGAGGTCCAAGCAACAATCCTAATATCGGTTCGTCGGAATTTTCCAATGATGCCGCGGCCGCCTATACGCAGTCGCTACGTTGGGTGCTGTCTGGCGACCCGCGGCATGCCCGTAAAGCAGCCGAAATCATTGATGCTTGGTCCTCGACACTTAAGACGATCACGAATCACGACGCCAGGTTGCTGGTCGGCATGGAAGGGCATCTGTTCTGTAACGCCGCCGAGTTGCTGCGACACACCTGGGATGGATGGTCCGAAGCGAAACAGGAACAATTTCGCAAGATGGCTCGCAACGTATGGTATCCAATCATCAAAGACTTTTATCCAACGGCCAACGGCAATTGGGACGCGTCGATGTTACAAACGATGATTGCGATGGGCGTATTCCTAGACGATCGCGAGATGTTTGATCGGGCAGTGAACTATTTCCTTGACGGCGAAGGCAACGGTGCGATTGGAAATTATTTCAATGACTTTGGTGAGTGCCAGGAATCGGGACGCGATCAAGCCCATACCCAAATGGGATTAGAGTTTCTCGCCAATACCTGCGAGACGGCTTGGAATCAAGGCATCGACTTGTACGCCGCAAAGGACAATCGCTTGTTACTCGGATTCGAATACACCGCGAAATACAACCTAGGATTTGACGTTCGCTATGAACCGTTTCGCAGTGTCGAGGGACGCTACCACTACAAGCAAATCTCAGAAGACCGAGGGCGACTGCGTCCGATGTATGAACGAGTTTACAACCACTATTACCACCGCAAAGGTTTGCCAGCGGAATTCACTCAGCAAGCGGTGATGAAGATCCGCGAAGGCGATCGCGATGGCTCTCGTTCACGCGGTCGCCGCAACCGCAATCGTCGCAACAATCGCGAAGGGGGTTTCAGCTCGTTGCGATGGGACACGTTGATGTTTGCAAGCGAATAA
- a CDS encoding SGNH/GDSL hydrolase family protein gives MATTVVATGQDLASDLASKEELYTGQEFSKAFANPEDDPDLPNVLLIGDSISIGYTIDVRKRLAGKADVFRIPSNGKYAAFGCENLDQWLGQRKWDVIHFNWGLWDICYRNPQSKTQGHRDKVNGTLTATPDQYRQNLQQAVARLKQTDATLIWCATTPVPELEAGRKVGDEIKYNLIAESIMKKNGIRINDLHTHALQKLPEIQKQPGDVHFTPAGYAFLAEKVALDIASALSDQNSSAKK, from the coding sequence AACGGGTCAGGACTTGGCGAGCGACTTGGCGAGCAAGGAGGAACTGTATACCGGGCAAGAATTTTCAAAGGCATTTGCTAATCCCGAGGATGATCCGGATCTGCCCAACGTCCTGCTGATCGGTGACTCGATATCGATCGGGTATACCATCGATGTTCGCAAGCGTTTGGCAGGCAAAGCGGATGTGTTCCGGATCCCTAGCAACGGAAAATACGCCGCGTTCGGGTGTGAAAACCTCGATCAGTGGCTGGGACAACGGAAGTGGGATGTCATCCATTTCAATTGGGGATTGTGGGATATTTGCTACCGGAATCCGCAATCCAAAACTCAGGGGCATCGAGACAAAGTCAATGGAACCTTGACCGCCACCCCGGATCAATATCGTCAGAATCTGCAGCAGGCGGTGGCTCGTTTGAAACAAACCGATGCGACGTTGATTTGGTGTGCAACCACGCCGGTCCCAGAATTAGAGGCGGGACGAAAGGTCGGCGATGAGATCAAATATAATTTGATTGCCGAATCCATCATGAAGAAGAATGGAATCCGGATCAACGATTTGCATACTCATGCCTTGCAAAAATTGCCTGAGATCCAGAAACAACCCGGCGATGTCCACTTTACGCCTGCGGGATATGCGTTTTTAGCAGAGAAAGTCGCTCTCGACATCGCTTCGGCGCTATCAGACCAAAATAGCAGCGCAAAGAAATAG